GCAGCCGTCCCGACAGACTCGCTGGCGTGACCAGCGCCAGACGACCGCCGACCTGGCTGGCCGGCCTCCGCGCGACCACGGTCGTCGCCGGGGCGGTGGCGGCGTGGGGGTTCAGCTTCCCCGGTCAGCCGGTCCTCCCGGTGCTGCTCGCCCTGGTGGCGAGCGTGGTCGCCGCGGTGGGAGCCGTCGTGTGGGTCGGGTCCCTGCCCCGGAGCCGGCGGCACCGGCTGGGGGTGGGCCTGGTCCTCGTGGCCGTGGTGGGGCTGGCCGCCGCCGCCGAGCTGCCCGCCCGGGCGCGGTTCCTGCCCAGCGCACCGGTCTTCAGCCTGGTCGCGGGGCTGTCGGACCGGCCGCCCGCGCCGGGCACCGTGTTTGGCGCCGAGCACCGGGGTCCCTGCCCGGCCGTGGTCGGCCTGGAGCTGGTCAGCCACTGCGTCACCGTGCCCGGTGGTCTGCTCCTCTTCGACCACGCCGGGTCGGCGCTGTTCGACGACGCCGGCTGGGCCTACCTGCCGTGGGGCCCGGACGTCGTGGTCGAGGAGGGCTGGTTCGAGCGTCCAGAGTTCATCCACCTGGTGGGGGACTGGTACGCGTTCTCGTCCAGCTGGTGAGGCTGGGCGGTCCCTTCGTCTGGATCCGCTGGGCGACGGGTCCGGTCACGGCAGGCGCAGTCCGAGGACCGCACCGTAGTCGTCGCCGTACCACCCTCCGATGGCCGCGCGGATGCCGTGGTCGTCGCGGGTCAGGACCGGCGGGCCAGCAGGCTGTAGGTGTTCGGCAGCCGGCCGTCCCAGACCGCGGCGTCGACCCCGTCCGGACGCCAGAACGGCTCAGGGTGCTCGCGCAGGTCGACCAGCTCCAGGCCCGCGTCCAGCACGGCCATCACCGTCTGGGCGAGGGTGTGCTGGCGCTCCACGGCGCCGTGGCCGGGGAAGGTGTCGTTGACGTGCTTCTCGGCGAAGTAGCCACGGTCGGCGCGGACCCGGGGCTCGTCGGCGTCCCAGCTGAACACCGGCACCAGGGGGTGCGCCTCGTGGACGAAGAGGTGGCCACCGGGGCGGAGCAGCCGGGCCATCTCCCTCGCCCAGGCCGTCAGGTCGCCGAGCCAGTTCAGGGCGCCCTTGCCGGTGTAGACGAGGTCGGCGCAGCCATCGGCCAGCGGCGTGCTCGGCAGCACGGCCACCAGGTAGCGGCAGGGGACACCCAGCTCGTCGGCGCGACGCTGGGCCGCCCCGACCGCGGTCGTGCTGTAGTCCAGCCCGACCACCGCGACGGCACCGGCGCGCACCAGGGCGACGTCGTCGATGCCGTGGCCGCTCTGCGGGTGCACCACGCGGGGCCCGGTGCGCAGGATCGGGTCCAGCAGCTCCCGTTCCACGGGAAACAGGTCGGCCGTCCGAGCCTCCGCCAGCAGCTCGTCGTACTCGCGCACGTGCTTCGTGGAGGCCTGTTCCCACGCCTGTCGGGTCCGCTGGTCGATGTCAGTCACCCCGCCAGTCTCGTCCGGCTCCCGGTGCCGCGCGCAGGGACTTTCCGGA
The sequence above is a segment of the Auraticoccus monumenti genome. Coding sequences within it:
- a CDS encoding class I SAM-dependent methyltransferase, which codes for MTDIDQRTRQAWEQASTKHVREYDELLAEARTADLFPVERELLDPILRTGPRVVHPQSGHGIDDVALVRAGAVAVVGLDYSTTAVGAAQRRADELGVPCRYLVAVLPSTPLADGCADLVYTGKGALNWLGDLTAWAREMARLLRPGGHLFVHEAHPLVPVFSWDADEPRVRADRGYFAEKHVNDTFPGHGAVERQHTLAQTVMAVLDAGLELVDLREHPEPFWRPDGVDAAVWDGRLPNTYSLLARRS